Genomic window (Mycolicibacterium smegmatis):
ACCGCGAGGCCGTGGCCGAACATCAGGTGGTGGGCGGCGACCAGCGCGGCTGCGGGCTCGGTGCGCCCCGGTGCGTGCGCGCCGGCCGCGTAACCCAGGAACGCCGAGCACCATGGCTCGTTGAGCGTGGTCCAGTGCCGGATCCTGTCGTGCAGTTTGCCGTGCGTCATGGCCGCGTAGTCGGCGAAGCGCTGCGCGGTGTCCCGCGCGGGCCACCCACCCGCGTCCTCGAGGGTCTGCGGCAGGTCCCAGTGGTACAGCGTCACCCATGGTTGGATGTCGTGCGCGAGCAACTCGTCTACCAGCCGCTGGTAGAAGTCCAGGCCTTCGGTGTTGATCGGTCCCTTTCCGTCGGGCTGCAGGCGCGGCCAGGCCAGCGAGAACCGGTAGTGCGTCACGCCGAGGTCGGCCAGCAGGCCGACGTCCTCGCGGTAGCGGTGGTAGTGGTCGTCCGCGACGTCGCCGTTGTCACCGTTGTGGACGGCTCCGGGCTTGTGCGAGAACGTATCCCAGATCGACGGAGCACGCCCACCCGCGGTGACCGCACCCTCGATCTGATAGCTGGCCGTCGCGGTTCCCCAGACAAATCCGTCAGGGAAGCCGAGCGTACGGTCGGGTTGGCTCATGAACTGCTCCTGTCGGAGGGCTACAGACGGGCGGTCGAACTCCGCGCGATCAACTGGGTGGCCAACTCGACGTGGTGTGAGTCGAGTTCGTCGCCGTCGGCGAGGCGCAGCGCGGTGCGCATGGCGACCGCCCCCATCTCCCGCAGCGGCTGACGGACCGTGGTCAGCGGTGGTGCCGACAACCTGGCCAACTGGGTGTCGTCGAAGCCGACGACGCTGAGGTCCTCGGGCACCCGCAGGCCCCGGGAGCGGGCGGCCTCGATCACCCCGAGCGCGGTCTCGTCGCTGGCCGCGAAGACCGCCGTCGGCGGTTCAGGGAGGTCGAGCAGCGCGGATCCTTCCCGAAGTCCGTTGTCGTAGAGGAAGTCTCCGGTGCGGACATAACCGTCGACGACGGCGGCGCCCGCCTCCTCCATCGCCGCCCGGTAGCCGTGCAGGCGGGCCTGGTTGCACGCAGCGGTCACCGGGCCGCCGACGTACGCGATCCGTCGGTGCCCGAGCGACAGCAGGTGCTGGGTGGCGGCCAGTCCACCGGAGAAGTTGGTGGAGCCCACGCTGGTGATCCGCGTCGTCGGTTGGTTGAGCGGATCGATGACCACCAGGGGAAGTCCGAACCGGTGCAGCGCGGCGATATCCGCCTCGGGCAGTTCGTCGGCCACCGAGATCACCGCGCGCCTGCCCGCGGCCGCCAGGTCGGACACCCACTGTGCCGTGCCGTCGCTGTCCCCCTCGTCATCGGGACGACGGCTCACGACCACGGCGACCCCGGCCGCGCAGCCTGCGTCGAGCAGACCCTGAACCACCTCGATGCCGTAGGCGTTGAAGTCCTCGCGGAACAGCAGTTCGACTGTCGGCGGTCCCGGCCGGTCCGCGGACGCCGCGGCCAGGTCGCCGAGTTCGGTGCGCCGCGCGACGTAATGATGTTGCGCCAGCAGGGCCTTGACCCGCGAGCGGGTGGCCGGCGCCACGTCGGCACGGCCGTTGAGCACCTTGGACACCGTGGCTATCGAGACGCCGGCCGAGGCGGCGACAGTGGCCAGCGTCGCGCGTGAACCCGAGGCCTGGCCGACGCTCTCGGTCATCGCGGGTCCTCGGGTACCACGGTGACCGGGGTGAGCATGGTGCGGTCCGATCCGACCGTGCGGGTGGGCCCGGTCAGCCGGACGGTGCCGCGACAGGCGATGTCGGCGGCCGACGTTCCGACCAGAAGATCCACTTGACCCGCCTCGACGATCCGGGTGAGGTCGCGCCCGGTGAACGCCGTGCGGTCGGCGTGCAGGCCGAACGTCACGGTCACCGCGGACGCGGCAGGCACGGTCACGCGCGCATAGCCCATGAGCTGGCGGGTCGGGCGTGCCACCGAGGCCACCGGGTCTTCGAGATACAGCTGCACCACCTCGTCACCGTCGCGGGGGCCGGTGTTGCGGACCCGCACGGACACGGTCCAGTCGCCATCGGTGGGCACCCGTTCGGAGCTGATACGCAGATCGTCGACCTCGAAGGTGGTGTAGCTGCGTCCGTACCCGAACGGGTACAGCGGCGTGGGGTCGACGCTGCTGACATCGGCGCCCAGCGTTCCCAGCGGCGGCTGCAGATAGGTGCCGGGCTGCCCGCCCGGGGTACGCGGAATCTGCACGGGGAGCTTGCCACCCGGCTGCACGCGTCCCGACAGCACGCCCGCGATCGCGGCCCCGCCTTCTTCACCCGGCATGAACGCCTGGATAAGGCCGGCCGCCCGGCCTGCCACGGCGCCGAGTGCGTACGGCCGGCCGGACACCACCACCACGACGACGGGAACACCCGTCGCGAGCAGTTCTTCGAGCAGATCGGCCTGGACACCGGGCAGCCGTAGGTCCTCGGCGTCGCTGCCCTCCCCCGACGAACCGTTTCCGAACATTCCCGCGAGGTCACCGACCACGGCGATGCACAGATCCGCGGATTTCGCGGCGTCGACCGCGGCGGTGAAACCGGACCGGTCGGGGTCCTGCACTCCGCAGCCCTGCTCGTAGCGGATCTGCGCGCCGGAGAGTTCGTCTGCAAGCGCATCCACGACGGTGGGCACCGCCACGCCGAGCCCGCGCCCCGGGTAGCGGGGCAGCACGTGGTTGGGAAATGCGTAGCAGCCCATGAATGTTCGCGCGTCAGCCGCGCACGGGCCGACGACGGCGATCCGGCCGGGCGCTTGTGTGCCCGGCCCGTCGAGCGGGAGGGCACTGCCGGCGTCCAGCAGGATGACGGAGCGTTCGGCCAGGCGGCGCGCGATGTCTCGGTTGGCGGGCGCGTCGAGGTCGGTCTCGGCGGCGCCGGCCACCGATGCCTCCGGGGTCCAGCCGGGATCCAGGAGGCCCAGCTGGACCTTCTGCAGCAGCAGCCGCCGCACGGCCCGGTCGACGAACTCGACCGGTAGCTGGCCGTTGCGGACGCGCTCGACGATGTTGGTGCCGAAACCGACCGTGTCGGGCAGTTCGACATCGACGCCCGCCGCGAGCGCCGCGGCGCCGGACTCGTCGGCATCTGCCGCCACGCGGTGCATCATGGCCAAGAACGGCACGGACCAGTAGTCGGAGACCACGGTGCCGCGGAAACCCCATTGCCCACGCAGCACGTCGGTGAGCAGCCAGGCGTCGGCAGATGCCGGAACTCCGTCGATGTCGTTGTATGCGCTCATCACCGAGCCCGCGCCCGCGACGGTGACCGCGACCTCGAACGGCGGGAAGATGACGTCGGCGAGCTCACGCCTGCCCATCGGCACCGGCGCGTGGTTGCGTCCGGCGCGGGATGCCGAGTAACCGGCAAAATGCTTGAGGGTGGCGATCACTCCCGCACTCTGCAACCCTTCGATGTACGCCGCGCCGAGAGTGGACACGACGTAGGGGTCTTCACCCATCGTCTCTTCCACGCGGCCCCAGCGGTAGTCGCGCACCACGTCCAGGACCGGTGAAAGCCCTTGGTGCACACCGAGAGCAGCCATGTCGCGGCCGATCGCCGCAGCCATCTCCCGCACCAGCGGCGGGTCGAAGGTGGCGCCCCACGCGATGGCGGCGGGGTACACCGTGGCACCGTACGCGGTGAAACCGGTCAGGCACTCCTCGTGAACCAGTGCCGGGATGTCCAACCGCGACTGTTCGAGCACGGTGCGCTGCTGGCGCATCAGTTCGGCGGCGCCTTCGGCGGGGGTGACGGGACGGCTGCCGTAGACCCGGGTGAGATGGCCCAGGCCGTGGCGGGCGGCCTCATGCAGCGGGACCGAGCCTGACAACGCGAAGGCGTCCTCCATCGGCGCGACGTTGAGTGAGGCCTCCTGCTCTGCGGTCTCGGCAAAGTCATGCGCATCGCGATCGTCTTCGCGGGTGCCCCGGTCGTTGCTCACCCAGCGACTGCCCAACTGGGCGACCTTCTCCTCGAGGCTCAGTTCGGCCAGGAGCAATTCCACCCGTTCGGCTGCCGGGAGCGTGGTGTCGTGCCATGGTTTCAGGACGGTCCCGGCGCCAGCAGAATTCTGCTCGGCCGGTCGTAGTGACGTCACGAGACGGTCCTTTCCGGCTGTGAAAAAAATTGAACCTCGAAAAGTTTCGATTTGTTCGGGCTGCCCAACAGCGAATCCCGATACAAATGTAATAGCACTAAAACAGGCTTCCAACAACATGTTTGCCAAATCTGCCCGCTGCTGACCGGCACGCATAAGCCGCCAAAAGTCGCTATTGACACCGATAAAACCGAAAATTATGTTGAGTTTTGCGGTCATCATTTCGAAAATTTTCGAGACGTCTCGATGACCCGCTCTCGGAAAACCGACACGCCGCGACGGCGCGGCCCGTACGTACGGAGCTGAGCGTGGATCTCAAATCTGTCGACGCCAATGTTGTTGAGTCCAAGGCTGATTTCTTGCCGAGCACGTCCCGCAGGGCCTTTCTGGCCGCCGCGCTCAGCGTGCCGCTGCTCGGTGCGCTCGCCGCGTGTGGAAGCTCAGGGCCCAGTCGGTCGGGCGGGGGCGGAGGCGGCGCGCCAGGAGCGGCGTCGTACTGGTTTCTCAGCTCCCAACCGCAGGAGTCCATCCGCACCGCCGCGGTGGAGCGCTTCAACCAGGCCAACCCCGACCAGCAGATCCAGTACACCGCATTCCAGAACGACGCCTACAAGACCAAGATCAAGACCGCCGTCGGCGCCGGGCAGGCCCCCACGATCATCTTCGGTTGGGGCGGCGGCACTTTGCGCAGCTACGTCGACGCGGGCCAGGTCGACGACCTGACATCGTGGTTCGACGAGAACCCGGCGGTCAAAGACCGGTTGTTCCCCACGGCTTTCGGGCCCGCGACCATCGACGGCAGGATCTACGCGATGCCCACCGAGGTGGTTCAGCCCGTCGTCCTCTACTACAACAAGGAAGTTTTCGACAAGGTCGGTGCGGCGCCGCCCCAGAGCTGGGGCGACATCATGGATCTGGTGCCGAAGTTCAACGCCGCAGGCGTGGCGCCCATCTCGCTTGCGGGCCAGTCCCGGTGGCCCGAGATGATGTGGCTGGAGTTCCTGTTCGACCGGCTGGGTGGACCCGAGGTGTTCGAGGCGGCCTACGAGGGCGAGCACAACGCCTGGTCGCATCCCGCGGCGATCGATGCGCTGACCAAGGTGCAGGAGTTGATCAAGGCCGACGGTTTCGTCAGGGGATTCTCCTCTGTCACGCCAGATTCCAACGCCGATCAGGCCCTGCTGTACACGGGTAAGGCCGCCATGATGCTGCAAGGCAGCTGGACCTACGGCGGAATGGCCACCGACGGCGGTGATTTCGTGTCCAGCGGCAAATTGGGCTACATGAACTTCCCACCCGTCGACGGGGGCACCGGCGACCCGTCGACCACCGTGGGCAACCCCGCTCAGTACCTGTCGATCTACTCGAAGGCCACCGACGAGCAGAAGGAGGTGGCCAAGAAGTTCCTCAGCACGGCGGTCCTGTCGGACCAGGAGATCAAGGAGTGGATCGACATCGGCAGTGTGCCGATCGTGCAGGGAACGCAGGGCCAGCTGGCCGGCTCGGACGACGCCGATTTCCTGGAGTTCATCTACCGCGTGTCCACCGAGGCCAAGACGTTCGGGCAGTCGTGGGACCAGGCATTGTCACCGACGGCCGCCGAAACGCTGCTCGACAACATCGCCAAGCTGTTCCAGCTCTCGATCAGCCCACAGCAGTTCGCCGACAACATGAACCAGGCCACCAGCAGATGACTTCGGCAACAACCGGATTCCGTCGTCAACAGGGCCACCCGCGCTCCGTACGGGACGTCCGCGTCGGGTACCTCGCCGTACCCGCCCTGGTGTTCTTCGTCGCGTTCGCCGTGATCCCCCTCGTCGGGGTTCTGCTGCTGAGCTTCACCCAGTGGGACGGCATCGGGCCCATCCAGCCTGCCGGATTGTCCAGCTGGCAGTCCGTGCTCACGGACCCGTCTCTGCCACACACCATCTGGGTGACGTTCCTGCTGATGGCGTTGTCGTGGGCGGTGCAGACGCCGGCCAGCCTGCTCATCGGCGCGTTTCTCGCCGGCCGCCAGCGGTACCGGGAATGGCTCGCGGTGTTCTACTTCATCCCGTTGCTGCTGAGCTCGGCCGCCATCGCGATCACCTACAAGGCGCTGCTGGACCCGAATTTCGGGCTCGGTGTGGGGCTGGGCATTCCGCTGCTGAGCCAGGACTGGCTCGGTAAGGACGGATTGGCGCTGGGCGTGGTGATCTTCATCGTGTCGTGGCAGTTCGTGCCGTTCCACTCGCTGATCTACCAGGGCGCCATCCAGCAGATCCCGCGGTCGATGTACGAGGCCGCGCAACTCGACGGTGCGGGCCGGTGCCGCCAGTTCTTCTCCATCACGCTGCCCCAGATGCGCCACACGATGGTCACGTCGTCCACGCTCATGGTGATCGGCTCGCTGACCTTCTTCGACCTGATCTTCGTGCTCACCGGCGGCGGACCCGGCGACGCCACCCGTGTGCTCGCACTCGACATGTACCGACGTGGGTTCCAGGCCAACCTCATGGGCCCGGCCAGCGTGATCGCCGTGATCCTGGTGGTCGTCGGCCTGGTCATCGCGCTGGTGCTACGCCGCCTGGGCGGGGGTGCTCCGTCCGAGAGCCGATTGGACGGTGCCTGAGATGGCTGCGACCCTGACCACCGGACCCCACCGGATCGCGACTCCGCCCGCACGGCCCAAGCGACAACCTCTGCGGGTGCGCCGAGGCGAGCGACCCAATTGGGTCGGTGCGGTCATCTCGTGTGTGTGGCTGGCGATCATCATGGTCCCGATCTACTGGATCGTGATCACCAGCCTGAAGAGCCAGTCCAACTACTTCGCCACCAACCCGTTGCTGCCCTCTCCGGAATCGAACTTCGAGCAGTACGTCTTCGTCGCCCAGTCCGGTTTCCCGCGCTACTTCCTCAACAGCGTCGTCGTCGCCGCCGGGACCGTGGTGCCCACGGTCCTGCTGGCGTTCATGGCGGCGTACGCGATCGTTCGAGGCAACGGACGGTTCCTTCGCTGGGCCAACGTGATCTTCCTGTCCGGACTGGCGATCCCGTTGCAGGCCGTGGTGATCCCCGTGTACCTGATCATCATCAGGCTCCACCTCTACGACACGCTGCTCGCGATCATCCTGCCCTCCATCGCATTTGCCATTCCGCTGTCGGTGCTGGTGCTGGCGAACTTCATCCGGGACGTGCCCGGGGAACTGTTCGAGTCGATGAGCATCGACGGTGCGAGTGAGTGGTCCACGTTGTGGCAGCTCGCCTTTCCGATGGCGCGGCCCGCTCTGGTCACGGTTGCGGTGTACAACGGCCTCACGGTGTGGAACGGCTTTCTTTTGCCACTGGTGCTCACCCAGAGCCCCGATCAGCGGACCCTGCCGCTGGCCCTGTGGTCGTTCCAGGGCCAGTACAGCGTCAACGTGCCCGCGGTCATGGCGTCGGTGGTGCTCAGCACCTTCCCGGTGGTCGTGCTCTACGTGCTGGGCCGCCGCCAGCTGGTCAGCGGCCTGACGGCGGGGTTCAGCAAGTGAGGGATCTACCGTCCTGACAGGGCGGCGACCAGATCGGGCACCCACGCCCGATCGGCGGGAACCCATGCGATGCCGTCGATTTCGTCGGCACCCACCCATCGCAACGCGCGGTGGTCATGGGGATGCGGGCTTCCCGAGCGCAGGGTGACCCGGTAGGCGCGCAGTGTCATGGCGTCGTTGAGCGCGACGTCGGCACCGAGGCGCTCCCCCACCGCGACGTCGACGCCGAGTTCCTCGCGGAGTTCGCGTGCCAGCGCGTCGGCGTCGCTCTCCCCGGGCGTCACCTTTCCGCCAGGAAGTTCCCACAGCCCCGCCAGCTCGGCCGGGCGGTCACGCTGGGCGACCAGCAGTGTCCCACGCGAGATCAGCGCCCCGGCCACCACGATCTGCTTTGTCATCGCGCCTGACGGTATACGGTCAACGTCATGGCTGTGTTATCGAACGATCAGGTTGATGCCGCACTGCCGAATCTGCCGGGGTGGGAACGCGCCGCAGGGGCCCTGCGGCGCTCGGTGAAGTTTCCGACGTTCCTCGACGGGATCGACGCCGTGCGACGGGTTGCCGAGTTCGCCGAGGAGAAGGACCATCATCCGGATATCGACATCCGTTGGCGGACAGTGACTTTCGCGTTGGTCACGCACGCCGCGGGCGGTATCACGGAAAAGGACGTCCAGATGGCCGAGGAGATCAACCGGATCCTTTCCGACTGAAGGCGATCCACCCGAGCGTCGCCAATGTCGCGACGATGTAGACCAGCCCGGCCCAGGCCAGGTACCACGGCCTGCCGATCTCCCAGATGGTGGGCTGCGCGAAACTGAGCAGCCACG
Coding sequences:
- a CDS encoding LacI family DNA-binding transcriptional regulator: MTESVGQASGSRATLATVAASAGVSIATVSKVLNGRADVAPATRSRVKALLAQHHYVARRTELGDLAAASADRPGPPTVELLFREDFNAYGIEVVQGLLDAGCAAGVAVVVSRRPDDEGDSDGTAQWVSDLAAAGRRAVISVADELPEADIAALHRFGLPLVVIDPLNQPTTRITSVGSTNFSGGLAATQHLLSLGHRRIAYVGGPVTAACNQARLHGYRAAMEEAGAAVVDGYVRTGDFLYDNGLREGSALLDLPEPPTAVFAASDETALGVIEAARSRGLRVPEDLSVVGFDDTQLARLSAPPLTTVRQPLREMGAVAMRTALRLADGDELDSHHVELATQLIARSSTARL
- a CDS encoding glycoside hydrolase family 3 N-terminal domain-containing protein, with amino-acid sequence MTSLRPAEQNSAGAGTVLKPWHDTTLPAAERVELLLAELSLEEKVAQLGSRWVSNDRGTREDDRDAHDFAETAEQEASLNVAPMEDAFALSGSVPLHEAARHGLGHLTRVYGSRPVTPAEGAAELMRQQRTVLEQSRLDIPALVHEECLTGFTAYGATVYPAAIAWGATFDPPLVREMAAAIGRDMAALGVHQGLSPVLDVVRDYRWGRVEETMGEDPYVVSTLGAAYIEGLQSAGVIATLKHFAGYSASRAGRNHAPVPMGRRELADVIFPPFEVAVTVAGAGSVMSAYNDIDGVPASADAWLLTDVLRGQWGFRGTVVSDYWSVPFLAMMHRVAADADESGAAALAAGVDVELPDTVGFGTNIVERVRNGQLPVEFVDRAVRRLLLQKVQLGLLDPGWTPEASVAGAAETDLDAPANRDIARRLAERSVILLDAGSALPLDGPGTQAPGRIAVVGPCAADARTFMGCYAFPNHVLPRYPGRGLGVAVPTVVDALADELSGAQIRYEQGCGVQDPDRSGFTAAVDAAKSADLCIAVVGDLAGMFGNGSSGEGSDAEDLRLPGVQADLLEELLATGVPVVVVVVSGRPYALGAVAGRAAGLIQAFMPGEEGGAAIAGVLSGRVQPGGKLPVQIPRTPGGQPGTYLQPPLGTLGADVSSVDPTPLYPFGYGRSYTTFEVDDLRISSERVPTDGDWTVSVRVRNTGPRDGDEVVQLYLEDPVASVARPTRQLMGYARVTVPAASAVTVTFGLHADRTAFTGRDLTRIVEAGQVDLLVGTSAADIACRGTVRLTGPTRTVGSDRTMLTPVTVVPEDPR
- a CDS encoding extracellular solute-binding protein yields the protein MDLKSVDANVVESKADFLPSTSRRAFLAAALSVPLLGALAACGSSGPSRSGGGGGGAPGAASYWFLSSQPQESIRTAAVERFNQANPDQQIQYTAFQNDAYKTKIKTAVGAGQAPTIIFGWGGGTLRSYVDAGQVDDLTSWFDENPAVKDRLFPTAFGPATIDGRIYAMPTEVVQPVVLYYNKEVFDKVGAAPPQSWGDIMDLVPKFNAAGVAPISLAGQSRWPEMMWLEFLFDRLGGPEVFEAAYEGEHNAWSHPAAIDALTKVQELIKADGFVRGFSSVTPDSNADQALLYTGKAAMMLQGSWTYGGMATDGGDFVSSGKLGYMNFPPVDGGTGDPSTTVGNPAQYLSIYSKATDEQKEVAKKFLSTAVLSDQEIKEWIDIGSVPIVQGTQGQLAGSDDADFLEFIYRVSTEAKTFGQSWDQALSPTAAETLLDNIAKLFQLSISPQQFADNMNQATSR
- a CDS encoding carbohydrate ABC transporter permease, producing the protein MTSATTGFRRQQGHPRSVRDVRVGYLAVPALVFFVAFAVIPLVGVLLLSFTQWDGIGPIQPAGLSSWQSVLTDPSLPHTIWVTFLLMALSWAVQTPASLLIGAFLAGRQRYREWLAVFYFIPLLLSSAAIAITYKALLDPNFGLGVGLGIPLLSQDWLGKDGLALGVVIFIVSWQFVPFHSLIYQGAIQQIPRSMYEAAQLDGAGRCRQFFSITLPQMRHTMVTSSTLMVIGSLTFFDLIFVLTGGGPGDATRVLALDMYRRGFQANLMGPASVIAVILVVVGLVIALVLRRLGGGAPSESRLDGA
- a CDS encoding carbohydrate ABC transporter permease, producing MAATLTTGPHRIATPPARPKRQPLRVRRGERPNWVGAVISCVWLAIIMVPIYWIVITSLKSQSNYFATNPLLPSPESNFEQYVFVAQSGFPRYFLNSVVVAAGTVVPTVLLAFMAAYAIVRGNGRFLRWANVIFLSGLAIPLQAVVIPVYLIIIRLHLYDTLLAIILPSIAFAIPLSVLVLANFIRDVPGELFESMSIDGASEWSTLWQLAFPMARPALVTVAVYNGLTVWNGFLLPLVLTQSPDQRTLPLALWSFQGQYSVNVPAVMASVVLSTFPVVVLYVLGRRQLVSGLTAGFSK
- a CDS encoding (deoxy)nucleoside triphosphate pyrophosphohydrolase, translated to MTKQIVVAGALISRGTLLVAQRDRPAELAGLWELPGGKVTPGESDADALARELREELGVDVAVGERLGADVALNDAMTLRAYRVTLRSGSPHPHDHRALRWVGADEIDGIAWVPADRAWVPDLVAALSGR
- a CDS encoding 4a-hydroxytetrahydrobiopterin dehydratase, which translates into the protein MAVLSNDQVDAALPNLPGWERAAGALRRSVKFPTFLDGIDAVRRVAEFAEEKDHHPDIDIRWRTVTFALVTHAAGGITEKDVQMAEEINRILSD